A DNA window from Argiope bruennichi chromosome X2, qqArgBrue1.1, whole genome shotgun sequence contains the following coding sequences:
- the LOC129959681 gene encoding uncharacterized protein LOC129959681, which translates to MCQQVESLDRKYSTSMSLLDLPKICSTLPRISDRNLFAELASRGIKLTDVGQDTPSIRVLLGADVLGRILIGRIEILASGISAIETLLGWTILGLGKKKQSVNVVTLALQNIELPKIWDLEVLEIKDPIERKNKSILAEETLLHFKETVKLKDLRYEVALPWLSDHPPVYNMHDMAESRLRSVTKRLVKEDMYKVYDDVLRQWQREGIIEAIAENEISNLGHYLPHGPVIKSASLTTKVSPVFDASFKRPGYSSLNERLSVGPSLSEQIPPLLLRFRTNNFGVIADIKQSFLQLSVRPEDRDFLRFLWWDSKDSSKLEFFRHCRVVFGVASSPFLLNASIRHHLDSAEFQNESLQPTVQKLKRGFYVDNLTVSVENEEELLRFKEQAMQIMNVASFELRSWAHTGIKHLESQNVLGLKWDTETDELYCVDLEADMGISDTISKRKLLSIVNSIYDPIGFTSPVTLLPKLLLQEDWRNKLDWDEELTPDMKKRYRRWAKHLDLIERCRILRKLFYGSFEKATLHIFTVD; encoded by the coding sequence atgtgtCAACAGGTTGAAAGCTTGGATCGTAAATATTCGACTTCAATGTCTCTTCTTGATCTACCGAAAATTTGCTCAACTTTACCAAGGATAAGTGATAGAAATTTATTTGCCGAACTTGCTTCTCGAGGGATTAAACTGACTGATGTTGGACAAGATACGCCATCCATAAGAGTTCTTCTGGGAGCTGATGTGCTTGGAAGAATATTGATCGGAAGAATAGAGATACTTGCGTCCGGAATATCAGCCATAGAGACTTTATTGGGTTGGACCATTTTAGGATTAGGGAAGAAAAAACAATCTGTTAACGTGGTTACACTAGCTCTGCAAAATATCGAGCTTCCAAAAATTTGGGATTTagaagttttggaaattaaagatcccattgaaaggaaaaataagtcAATTCTGGCAGAAGAAACTCTGCTCCATTTCAAGGAAACTGTAAAATTAAAGGATCTACGATATGAAGTAGCATTACCTTGGTTGTCTGATCACCCACCAGTGTACAATATGCATGATATGGCTGAATCTAGACTACGTTCAGTTACAAAGCGTCTAGTGAAAGAAGATATGTATAAAGTTTACGATGATGTTTTGAGACAATGGCAAAGGGAAGGTATAATAGAAGCTATCGCagagaatgaaatttcaaacctAGGTCATTATCTTCCTCATGGACCCGTCATCAAATCAGCAAGCCTCACTACTAAAGTTAGTCCAGTTTTTGACGCATCCTTCAAACGACCAGGATATTCTTCTCTAAATGAACGTTTAAGTGTTGGACCTAGCCTCTCAGAACAGATTCCTCCTCTTCTCTTAAGATTTCGCACTAATAACTTCGGAGTGATTGCTGACATTAAGCAATCTTTTTTACAATTAAGTGTCAGACCAGAGGATCGTGATTTTTTGAGATTCTTGTGGTGGGATTCCAAAGATAGTTCGAAACTGGAATTTTTCAGACATTGTAGAGTTGTCTTCGGAGTTGCATCAAGCCCTTTTCTTTTGAATGCTAGCATTCGCCATCACTTGGATTCAGCTGAATTCCAAAATGAGTCTCTTCAACCGACAGTCCAGAAACTTAAACGAGGATTTTATGTGGACAATTTAACAGTCAGTGTTGAAAACGAAGAAGAATTATTACGGTTCAAGGAACAAGCCATGCAAATAATGAATGTAGCGTCCTTTGAATTACGGAGTTGGGCTCACACAGGAATTAAACATCTAGAAAGTCAAAATGTGCTCGGACTTAAATGGGATACCGAGACCGATGAGCTCTACTGTGTTGATCTTGAAGCTGATATGGGAATAAGTGATACTATTTCTAAGAGGAAATTACTTTCAATTGTAAATAGTATATATGATCCTATTGGTTTCACCTCACCTGTGACTTTATTACCAAAATTATTGTTGCAAGAAGATTGGCGTAATAAATTGGACTGGGACGAGGAGTTAACACCTGATATGAAAAAACGGTATCGACGATGGGCTAAACATTTAGATCTTATTGAAAGATGTAGAATTCTTCGCAAGCTATTTTATGGAAGTTTCGAAAAGGCTACCTTGCACATATTTAcggttgattga